From a single Calothrix sp. NIES-2098 genomic region:
- a CDS encoding NADPH-dependent FMN reductase → MPTIAIVYFSGAGHTHLMAEAVAKGASQVDDTTVELLRITGEQIVNGRWQDDGILEKLNQADAIVFGSPTYMGGIAAQFKAFIDAASSVWFRHGWKDKIAAGFTHSSSPSGDKQGTLLYLATNAAQHGMIWVNVGDLQSFLFGKDDGVNRLGGFLGVLGQSPLDMSGNPAVLDEGDRLTSERFGQRIAEATKRWVK, encoded by the coding sequence ATGCCTACTATTGCGATCGTCTACTTCTCTGGTGCAGGTCATACTCACCTAATGGCTGAAGCTGTTGCCAAAGGTGCTAGCCAAGTTGATGATACAACTGTCGAACTACTGCGGATTACTGGCGAACAGATTGTGAATGGTCGCTGGCAAGATGATGGCATTCTCGAAAAGCTTAACCAGGCAGATGCGATCGTTTTTGGTTCGCCTACCTATATGGGTGGGATTGCGGCTCAGTTTAAGGCTTTTATTGATGCAGCAAGCTCAGTTTGGTTTAGACATGGCTGGAAAGACAAGATTGCTGCTGGTTTTACGCACTCTAGCTCTCCCAGTGGCGATAAGCAGGGAACGCTTTTATATTTAGCGACAAACGCAGCCCAGCACGGGATGATTTGGGTAAATGTGGGAGACTTGCAAAGCTTTTTGTTTGGTAAGGATGATGGCGTAAATCGATTGGGAGGATTTCTGGGTGTGCTTGGTCAAAGTCCACTAGATATGAGTGGCAACCCAGCAGTGTTGGATGAAGGCGATCGCCTCACCTCAGAACGCTTTGGTCAACGTATTGCAGAGGCAACTAAACGTTGGGTTAAGTAG